The Acidimicrobiales bacterium sequence ACCAGGACACAGCGGCACTCACCGCCGTGATGATCGCAGCGACGGGATGGCTGCAGTCGCTCCTCGCCGCTCCGGAGTCGGACCACGTTCCCCGGCGAGTCCAGGTGCTCGAGGAGATCTGGGCGCTGCTCGGCTCCGAGCGTGTGGCGAAGTACTACCAGTCGTGCCAGAAGCTGGCGAGGTCCTACGGGGTGGCCAACATCAGCGTCGCCCACCGGATCGCCGACCTCAGGGCCCAGTCCGACGACGGCACCTCGGCAGCGAAGGTGTCGATGGGAATCCTCGCCGACACCCAGACCCAGATCTTGTTCCGTCAATCCAGCGATCAGGTCTCGGAGGCGACCGAGATGCTCGGACTAAGCACGTACCAGGCCCAGCTGCTCCCCCAGCTCGTGCGGGGCCGGGCTCTGTGGCGGGTCGGAGACCGAACCGCCGTTGTCCAGCACCGCATCGGGTCGGCCGAATGGGCGATCTGCGACACAGACCAGAGGTTGAACCTTGATCGATGACCTTGCTCCCGACATGGTGCCGACCCGGCCGCTGCGCAACTGGCTCCTCGCCTGGCAGCTCTGGACCGGCGACCCGCCTCTGGTCATTGCTCGCGGGTTCGGGCTTGATGCAGTGCTCGTCTCCGAGCTACTCGCCGACGGGCATCCACGGATGCTGTCCGTCGATGTGGCCGATGCCGTCGCTGACGCCCTCGACGTGCCCGCCGATCGGGCTTTCGGTCGAGGCGGATGTGATGAAATGTGGTCCGAGCTGCCTGAGAGACTGGCCTCGGCGCTGCGTCACTTGTGATCAGCCGTCGACGTGCTCGGTCCACCGCAGGCCGTTCCACCACCGCCACTCATATAGTCCCGATGGATCGCTGGCCCATCCGGCACGAAGCCGGGAGGCCGCCCGTCGGCTGATCCGACGAGGCCGTCGACCCGCGACGATGTCGGCCGGAGCGAACCCGGCTCGGGTGAGCTGGTTGCGGTAGACCCGCACGAGCTGGCGCGCCGCTGCATGCGCTGCGGGCGTCCACCTGTCGAGCGGGAGTCCAGCGAGCCAGTGGCCGTAGGCCACGTGGTCCGAGCTGAAGCCGTGGCCATCGCGTCGGACGGCACCGTCGCACACGGACGCGAGATAGCGAACGGCGACAACGGCGGTGGCATGGCGTGGCGAGATGGGTCGGTAGGGAGTCATCGGCACGCGCACGTCCTCTTTTCCATCTGGGGATAGTTGCGAAGCACTGTGACAGGACTGGGATACGCACTCGTGCCGTGGCATTGAGCGACGAAGTAGTGATGCCGATCTGACCACCGAGCACGCCCCAAGGAAGCGTCGGTTTGGGTCGTTCTGGCGCCTTGGCATCCCGAGCGAGGGCTGGTGACTCGCTCGCAAGGGGGCTCATTGGCGTCACCGTCAGCACTCCGCAGCACCACGCCGCAGCGCCACACGTCCGAAGACCGCGCTGGGTCACGAACTGCAAGTTCGGCGTGAACCGCGTCGGTAGGATGTGGTCCCCCGCTGCCGAGCGAGGCGAGGGCACACGCCGAAGGAAACCAATGTCGGATCAGATCGAGGCTGCCTACTACTACCCCGCCCCGTACTGGCACCCAGACGAGAGCGGCTGGATCAAGACCCTGCTCCTCTTCTTCGACGAGATTGACATCCTCCTCCCTGGGTACATGTACGGGCGTCACCACGTTGCCGACCCGAGCATGGCTATTCCGCTCGAGGAGCTCGGTCTGCTGCGCGTCCTCGAGCCCAAGACTTGGGTCACGGGCGACATCGCCCTCAAGCTTGCAGAGGTGATGGTGGAGCTCCTTACCGCCGGCGTCTTCGACGACCTGCCCGAGACTCAGCACTTTGCTGAGCTGTCGCAATCCCGAATCGGCTACGGCGCTGACGTAGAGCTGGCGGACATGCTGGTCGAAGAGTTGGAGGCGAGGGCGCTGGCCAGGCCCAGCGAGGACGGGGTATCCATCCCGCTGCACCCTGTTGTTCGAACGACCATTCTCGTCCTACTCGGACAGCTGGCAAGACTGGCCTCTGCCTCGCAGAACGTCGTCATGAACCCCACGACAGGTCATGGCGCTGCCGTCGCGGATCTGGTGGCGCTCCTCTCACGTGAGCCGCTGCCGTCGGCCCACAGCGTTGTGTCGCTCGATCTGGAGCCGGTCACGTTCGATCTTGATCCAGTCCCGCTGGACGAAGTTCTCGAGTTTCGAGCGAGTCACGGGCCAGAGCACAAGACATACATGCGTGACCTCCGGCGGTTCCTCGCCGAGCTTTGCACCGTCCCCGAGAAGGGTGACCGGATGCAGCTTCTGCTCGAGCGTCGACAAGAGCTTGCCGATAACGCTCATGATCTCCAACGCAGCTCAAGGGCCGCACTTGGTCGGAATCTATCGTCGTGGTCTCTGGGCCTGGCGGGCGCCGCTTGGAGCGCCGCCTCCGGTGATCCGATTGGGATGGCGTTGGGCACCGCGGGCTTGGTCGTTCCGCAGGTCGTCGGTGCTGCCCTTCCCGAGCCTCAGCCCGTGGCCGCGTACTCGTATCTGTTCAGCGCCCAGCGGCAATTCGCCCGCTGACCGCCCGAGTCGCGGGAGCCGCGGCGAGATTTCGCCGGAATTCCTGGCGTTGATCGGACTAGTAGTTCCGCACTCCGTCTCGAGACAGCGAGTCGGGTTTCAGGTCGCAGATACCAACGAAGTAGGTGGACCGGTAGGTCGCTGACCAGTTTGTTCGCCGGAATCCCGAAGTGGTAGCCGGGCCGGTAGGAGGAGCCGTAGGTAGTCCGGGAGGTGGGTTTCGCACGGTTCGGTCATGGCCGAACGTGTGGATCTTCTGGGGTTGCTTGACACCGAGTGGGAGCAACTCGTCGAGTGCCCGTCGACCCGTCGGCGGCTTCGCCGCTGGCAGGTCGACCAGCCGCCGCTGCGGGGCGTCGTCGACCTACCGAACCTCCTCCAGCGGGTCGACGGAGCTGAGCTCGACGAGTCGACCGAGATGGTGTGGGCCCTGCTCGAAGTGGTCAGCCGGAGCGATGAACTTGCAGCCCGCACGGTGCTCCAGGTGATTGTCCCCGGCCTGGCAGGCGAGATGGGATGGTTGGTGTCATGGGCACGTCGAGTTGCTCCCGACATGCTTCGCGACGGCGAGATGGACCAGCTGGTCGTGATCGCTGGTGTCGAAGCTGTCCGGCACGCTGCGGGCACCCGGCGAGCATGGCCGATCTCATCGATGCTGCGCCGGGTCCATCGGACGTTGGTGAGGGAGACCCGTGCGATCGAGGCCTGGCTGCGGTCCACGACCGTCCTCGATGAGATGTGGGCTACCGCGTCGCCGGAGAATGGCGGGGTCTCTCCTGGGACGGCGCTGCTCGACGTCCTTGTCCGAGCCTGCGGCGCCGGGGTCGTGTCGACGGATGAGGTGCGGTTGCTTTGGCTGATGGACGTCGAGGGCTACACGACCGCCGAGCTCGCTCCGGACCTCGGGATCTCGCCTCGGGCGGTTGCTCAGCGTCGGCTTCGTGCCGAGCACCGCCTGATCGACCTCCTCGCGTCATGACCGAACGTTCCCGGTCGGCGCCGCTGGGAGGGGACGAAGCTGTCGTTGCGTTGATCGTCGTGGTCGGGGTCCTGTGCGCAGTCGTGTGGAGCGGTGCTCAGGTTGCTTCGTTGTTGTCGACCGGGCACTTCGTGCGCGCCGGCCTGGGTGATGCGATGAGCGCAGCGATCCGACTTCCGGACAACGCTGTTCAGCCGGCCGGTGCGTGGAGCGACCCGGCGGTCAGCGGGCACCTGCCCGGACCCTTGCTGTATTGGGCGTCCACCGCGCTTGTCGGGGTGGTTGAGCTGGCGGGGGCGGTGTGGATGTGGCTCAAGCTGTTCTCGTCGTCGATCGGTACCAAGCAGCGGACTCGCCTCGGCGTGCAGGTGGGGGCTCGGCTCGCCGCTCGCGCCGACCTAACGCCGCTGATTGTGGCCGGGCCTGAGGTCGGCCGCTTCGTGTTCGGGTGCCTCGACCAGCGCACGCTGCTCGCAACCGAGAACGGCCAGCCGAGCAAGCGGCGCCGACCCAACAAGCGCGTCGGCCGCCGCACTGCGGTAGCCATGATCGGCCCATCTCAGTCCGGGAAGACCAGCGCAGTGGTGGCCGGCATCCTCGACTGGAATGGACCGGCGCTGCTGTCATCGGTCAAGAACGATCTATTCGACGAGACCATCGCCCGCCGCCGGCAGCTCGGTGATGTCTACGTGTTCGACCCGATGCGGACCATCCCTCGCCTCCCCGATGGCGTGAAGCGGGTTGGATGGTCGCCCCTGCACGCCGCCCGCACGGTGTCCGGCGCGATCGAGATCTCGACAGCGCTTCTCGACGCCGCGCCCAAGGACGGTGTCACCAACGGCAGCTACTGGACCTCGAAGGGCCAAGCGCTGCTGTGGCCAATGCTGTTCGCAGCCGCGCACGACCCCGACCTCACCATGGCCGACGTCGTACGGTGGCTCTCATCTCAGGACGGCAACCCCCAGCCACCAACGGGTGGTCCCGGCGGGAACGGCGCCCCGCAGGTTGACCCTGACCAGTTTGGTGAGATCCGAACGATCCTGCGCCACTACGCGGCTACGGGCGAGGAGCGGGTCGCGATCCAGGCCAAGCACACCCTCGATCAGTTCGACGGATTCTTCCGCCTCGACCACCGCACCCGTTCCGACATCTACTCGACGTCCCAGACCCTCGTGCAGCCCTGGGAGGATCCGAACATCTCCTACGCCTCCTCGCCCGCCGTTGGTCCAGTTGCCGACCTCCGCCAGGTGCTCGAGGGCGCCAACACCCTCTACGTATGCACACCGCTCAAGGACGCGTCGAGGTACTCGGTCGTGTTCGGCGGTCTCCTCGGAGCGCTGTTGCGGGACCAGGCCTACGACGTCGCCAACCGATACGGCAAGCGGCTCCCTGGGCTGCTGTGCATCATCGACGAGGCCGGCAACACACCACTTCGGTGGTTGCCTGAGGTCGCTTCGACGTGTTCGGGGATCGGGGTGCAACTCGTCACGGTGTGGCAGTCGAAGGCACAGATCGACGCCACCTACCAGAACCAGGCCGACCCGATGCTCACCAACCACGCCACCAAGATCTTCTTCGCCGGCGCGTCGGACACCTCGACGCTGCGGTATGTCACCTACCTCGGTGGAGAAGAGGAGGTCACCCAGCGGACGGCGAACGCCGACGCCCACTTCGGCGGGTACAGGCGCGGTGTCGGCGACAGCACTGTGCATCGACCGCTGCTGCCAGCCGAGGTGCTCCGGCAGGCCGAACCCGGCCACGCGATCCTCTTCCATGCCACCCACCCGCCCGCACACATCCAAGGCAGATGGATCGGCGACGACGCTCGGCTGGCTCGTATTGCTGCAGGCGCGGAACCGAAGCCGGAGATCGTCTTGGACGACGAGCTGAAAGCGGCGCTCGAGCACGACGCGACACCGCCGATAGAGGTGCTCCGGCATCTCGTCTCGTCAAGGGCTGCGTCCCATGGAGGCAGTTCGCCGGAGCCCACTCGGGGCTTGCACCCCTGGCCGTCCAACGTCACAGCCACTGATTCCAGATCGGACCCGCCGCCGACCGCGTTGGCACGTAAGAGCCCCGAAGGCCGTCACGGTCGGTAGAGGAAGGGGACCGTCGCCCGACGCGCTACGTCGGCATCGCGGGGCTAGGTGCTGTGCGAACATGGTCGGCATGGATGACCAGCGGGCCCTTGATCAACTCGACGCCCTCATCGCCAAGGGCGAGGCCGTCCCCTTGCGCCCCGCGGGTGAGCAGTGGACGAGCGGAGAGCGGCGCGTGGAACCCCGGCCGTATGCCGAGTGGCGCTCGCAGAGCCTTGCCTTCGCTCGATCAATCCTCCGCGACGGTCACACCTACCTACTCGAACTTGAACGAGTTACCGAGCCCACGATCACGAATGACAATCAGGACCCGCAGGCGGACCAGCGCGAGAGCGGCGTCGGCGTCCTCCAGGCGATCCGGGAGGACGTGGCCAACGGTTACCTCTCCGACTTCCGGAGCCTTATCGCCGCTGAGGTCTTCACCGACTTCCTAGACATGGCCGACCATCTCCTTGGCGCCGGCTACCACCACGCTGCGGCGTCGCTGGCCGGCGCTGTGTTGGAGGACAGCCTTCGCCGAGAGCTGACCGCGCGGGGAGTCAAGGCCACGGGCAACCTCGAATCGATGAACCAGATCGCCCTCGACCAAAGGGTCTACGGACCGCTTGTCTTCAAGCAGGTCAAAGTTTGGATCGACATCCGCAATGACGCCGACCACGGCAACTGGGACAAGGTCGAGGCCGAGCGGGTCGAGTCGATGGTGCGGGATTTGCCCGGGTTCCTGACTCGCGACCTTGGCACGGCTGGCTGATCTATTTCGACTGTTCTTGAACCTCTACCGATCCCGGGGGAATACAGGGTGGCCCGAAGTGAAGCGACGGGGTACTAGCGATCTTGGGCGAGGTGTGTGCTCAGCGTGGGTTGGAGCGCTTGAGCTGCTTCGAGCCATGCGGCGCGAAGCGGTGCCTGGCCGGGTTCGGGTCCCAGTGCTGGGTTGAGCTGGCTGAGTGGCCCGTCGGCTGGTGTCTTGCCGAGCGCGGCATGGCGGAAGGTCTCGATGATCGTTGCCCGGTGGTCCCACAACGGGTTGCTGCCGGGGTGCTCGTCGAGGGCCTCGATGAGGTAGGGAGCGGGGTTCTCGACGGCGGCTCGGATGCGGGGCTCGAGGGCCGTGTCGGTGACAGCGATCTGGTGGCGGATGGTCGCGAGTGCTTCGGGAGTTCGGGCACTGGAGCTGGCGAGGTGTTCGAGGGAGGCGAGTCGCTCTCGGCTCGTGGCGTGTTGTCGTTCGGCGTCTGTGAGGCGTCGGCGGGCGAGCTCGAATCGGTCGGGGTCGTGTCGTCGCGACCGGGGTGTGCTGGCCGCCTGAACTTCTGCGCGGGCGGTTGCGAGGTCGATCTCGCTACGGCGGTGCGTGTAAACCGCAAGTTTGTAGTCGTGGCGGAGGAGTCGGGCGTCGGGTGCGGGTTTTTGGTGGGCTTGGGCGACGAGTTCGTTGCGTCGTCCTGCCAGCTCACTGGTGCGGATGTCGGCGAGGTGCGCTGCTTGAGCGTCGAGGAGCGCGCGACGGGTGTCGTCGTGGTCGGCTCGCTGCGAGGCTGGCGCCCCTGCTGTGGGCGGGTGGGACAGGAGTGTGCTGGCGTAGTCGGGATCCCAGCGCGCCCGGTAGAGGGCGTGGCGGGTGGCGGCGTCATCCCACAGGGCCGGGTCGGGGTGGTCGTGTCGCGGGCCGAGGGCTGCCTCCAGTGTTGGCGACGGGTCAACGGTGGCCAGCCGGGTGATGCGTGCGGTGACGATGGTGGCTGCTTGGCGAGAGATGGCGTCAGTAGTGGCTTCTAGCTGAGCGAGTGGGCGGTTGGTGGCCTCGAGGATGGCGGCGATGTCGGGTGCTCGGGTGGTGGCGACTTCGGAGGGTCGAGTCTTGTCGAGTTGATGAGTGAGGGCTTCGATTGGGTCGTCGTGTCTGGGGTCGATTCGGGGGAGCCGGGGGTCGGTGTCGGTAGTCGAGGGTTCTCGGGTGATGGTGTAGAGGCGGGCGTCGTGGGTGCCTCGGGTGAGTCCGACGTAGACGGCGTCGGGTTGGCTGGTCTCGGTGGCGAGCATGCGGCCGGCGGCGTAGGTGTCGCCCTGGGCGGCGTGACTGGTGAGGGCGTACGCAGGGGCGATGCCGCCGGTGACGCCGGGGCGGATCTCGGTGGTGAGCCAGTCGCTGGGCACGTTGATCGAGCCGCGGTGATCGAAGTCGACGGTGAGGTGGGTGTCGTCAATGGCGGTGATGGTGCCGGTAGTGCCGTTGCGGATGTAGTTCTTCGGGTCGCCTTCGGGGTGGAGGTGGCGGTTGGCGGCGCGGGCGATGACGTGGTCGCCGACGTGGAAGGTGGCTTCGCCGATGGTGACGCCGGGTCCGGTGAGCGTGCCGTCGGATCGGAGCAGGGCTTGGGCTCGCGCGTTGAGAGCGCGGCGTTCGGTGTGGTGTTCGGCGATCATGCGGCTGGGCCGGTCGGAGTGGATCTGTTGGTCGAGGTACCAGTCGGCGGCGAGGGCGTCGAGGAGCTCGCCGGTGTTGGGGGCGGTGACGATGCGTTGGTTGGCGTCGAGGCGGGCGATGGCATCGGCGACGCGGCCGTTGCGGTAGTCGGCGTTGGCGAGACGGACGTCGGTCATCTCAGGGGCGGATTGGCGGCGGTTCTCGACCAGGGTGGGGGTGCGGTTGGGGTGCCGGGCGACGAGCTCGGCCCACATCCCACCAGCGTCGACCGAGGAGTGTTGGTGGGGGTCGCCGATGGTGCGCATGGCGGCGCTGGCGGTGTCGACGTGGTGGGCGAGGCGGGCGTGGTGGCGGTTGCCGAGAGTGGAGGCTTCGTCGACGATCACAACGCTGCGCTCGCTGAGAATGGGGTCGGGGGCGGTGTCGAGTCGGGTGACGAGCCCGGCGACGGTGCGTGACGGGATGCCGGTGGCGCGTTGGAGCACCTCGGCGGCGGTGCCGTTCACGGCGGCGCCGATGACCTTGTAGCCGGCGGCTTCCCAGGCTCGGGCGGCGACTTCGAGAGCGGCGGTCTTGCCCGATCCCGCGGGGCCGACGACGGCTTGGTGGCGGTCGCCGGATCCGCAGATGGCATGGATCATGGCCTTCTGGTCGTCGCCGAGGGGGTGGCCGCTGGCGGTCTCCCACCTCGCGATCTCGGTGTCGATGGTGCGGGCTGGGACGACTGCGGTGTGGGTGTCGTGGCCGGACTGGTAGCTGTTGGCGATGGCTTTTTCGAGGCGGATCATGGTGGGGGTCGTGTAGAGCTGTCCGCCGACGCCGACCGGTTTGTGGTCGCCTGCTTCGAGGGGGATCGCTTCGACGGAGTGCAGCCAGGCGTCGGCGTGGTGTTCGACCTCGTCAGCTGAGAGGCGCCCACCGGCGTGGTCGACGGTGGTCTGGATGACGTCTCGGCGGTCGAAGATCGCCTTCTGTTCGGTGACGCCTTCAGGTCCGGCGAGGTGTCGGCGGAGCCGGTCGGTGTCGGCGGGGGTCCAGAGTCGTGTGGGCGGGGCGGTGGTGGCGGCGTGGAGTTCGGCGGGTCCGAAGCCGTGGGTGGCGAGGCGTTCGGCCCAGGCTTGGCGGAGGGCGGTGGGGTCGGTGCCGGTGGTCTTGCCGGCGCGGGTCATCAGGGCGGCTTGTTGGCGGGCGCGGGTGGAGTGGCTGCCGAGTTCGTTGGTGAGATTGAGGATCTGTTGGCGGCGGGTGGACATGGCCCGGATCGCTTCGTCGCTCACGCCTTCGACGTTGGCGATCCCTCGGTGGGTGGCGGTCCATGCGATTCCCTGCCGGTTGCAGGCGTGCTGCATCTCGGCCTCGGCGAGGTAGCCGGCGGTGGTGGCGTGCACGAATAGGCCGCGGCCGTCGAGGGCCTGGACGCGGCCGTCGGGGCCTGTGCCCATGTTGGCGATCACGACGTGTTCGTGGAGCTGGGGTTCGAGTTCTCGGTTGGTCGAGTGCCGGTAGGAGGCGGCGATCATCTCGCCAGCGGGTTCGGAGCCTCGGCCTCGGCGAATCCACACGGCGTTGGCCTCGAGGTATGCGAGCCCTCGGGCGACGCCGGCCTCGAAGGCCTCCTCGACGAGGGCCTGAACCTCGGGGCTGCCGGTGGCCCACAAGATCGACAGCGACTTCGGCGCCGAGAACGTGACGTCGTAGGCCATCACGACCTGGGGGACCTGCCGGTCGGCGATGAAACGCTCCACCTCGGCGCGAGTCGCCATCCACTGCCCATCGAGCTTCTCCGCCGACAAGTAGGTGCCCGACCGGGCACCAGTAGATGATCCTGAGCGGCCAGTAGATGGCGCCTCGGGCGCAGTAGATGGATCGTGTTCGGCCTGTTCAGCTGCGGTGCGACGAGCAACGCGCCGGAGGTAGGCGTCGGCGACGCCGACGAGCTTGGCGGCCTCGGTCATCGTCAAAAGCTCGGCCGGATCACCGTCGCGGTCGGCCCTCGGGTGATGCTTGGCTCGCCCGGCGGACCCGGTCGCCGCTACCAGCTGGTCGCCGGTGAACGGGTCCTGGCCGAGAAGGACGCGGCTGAACTGTTGCGGATCGACTGTGTCACCGAGGGCTTCGGCTCCGACGCCACGCCAGCGACCGGCCTGTTCGGGTGCATCCGAGTAGTAGCCGCCTTGGCCGGTGGCCGATCCGCTCAGTGCGGGTGCAGGGTCGCCTTTCGTGCCGGGGCGTGCGCGGTCGCCGTCGATCCCGCCTTCGAGGTAACTGACGATGTCTCTGGCGGCGCCCTTGGTGCGGTCGGCTCGAGCGCCGA is a genomic window containing:
- a CDS encoding DUF2510 domain-containing protein — translated: MPMTPYRPISPRHATAVVAVRYLASVCDGAVRRDGHGFSSDHVAYGHWLAGLPLDRWTPAAHAAARQLVRVYRNQLTRAGFAPADIVAGRRPRRISRRAASRLRAGWASDPSGLYEWRWWNGLRWTEHVDG
- a CDS encoding type IV secretory system conjugative DNA transfer family protein; its protein translation is MTERSRSAPLGGDEAVVALIVVVGVLCAVVWSGAQVASLLSTGHFVRAGLGDAMSAAIRLPDNAVQPAGAWSDPAVSGHLPGPLLYWASTALVGVVELAGAVWMWLKLFSSSIGTKQRTRLGVQVGARLAARADLTPLIVAGPEVGRFVFGCLDQRTLLATENGQPSKRRRPNKRVGRRTAVAMIGPSQSGKTSAVVAGILDWNGPALLSSVKNDLFDETIARRRQLGDVYVFDPMRTIPRLPDGVKRVGWSPLHAARTVSGAIEISTALLDAAPKDGVTNGSYWTSKGQALLWPMLFAAAHDPDLTMADVVRWLSSQDGNPQPPTGGPGGNGAPQVDPDQFGEIRTILRHYAATGEERVAIQAKHTLDQFDGFFRLDHRTRSDIYSTSQTLVQPWEDPNISYASSPAVGPVADLRQVLEGANTLYVCTPLKDASRYSVVFGGLLGALLRDQAYDVANRYGKRLPGLLCIIDEAGNTPLRWLPEVASTCSGIGVQLVTVWQSKAQIDATYQNQADPMLTNHATKIFFAGASDTSTLRYVTYLGGEEEVTQRTANADAHFGGYRRGVGDSTVHRPLLPAEVLRQAEPGHAILFHATHPPAHIQGRWIGDDARLARIAAGAEPKPEIVLDDELKAALEHDATPPIEVLRHLVSSRAASHGGSSPEPTRGLHPWPSNVTATDSRSDPPPTALARKSPEGRHGR
- the mobF gene encoding MobF family relaxase, yielding MLVSVTALGARADRTKGAARDIVSYLEGGIDGDRARPGTKGDPAPALSGSATGQGGYYSDAPEQAGRWRGVGAEALGDTVDPQQFSRVLLGQDPFTGDQLVAATGSAGRAKHHPRADRDGDPAELLTMTEAAKLVGVADAYLRRVARRTAAEQAEHDPSTAPEAPSTGRSGSSTGARSGTYLSAEKLDGQWMATRAEVERFIADRQVPQVVMAYDVTFSAPKSLSILWATGSPEVQALVEEAFEAGVARGLAYLEANAVWIRRGRGSEPAGEMIAASYRHSTNRELEPQLHEHVVIANMGTGPDGRVQALDGRGLFVHATTAGYLAEAEMQHACNRQGIAWTATHRGIANVEGVSDEAIRAMSTRRQQILNLTNELGSHSTRARQQAALMTRAGKTTGTDPTALRQAWAERLATHGFGPAELHAATTAPPTRLWTPADTDRLRRHLAGPEGVTEQKAIFDRRDVIQTTVDHAGGRLSADEVEHHADAWLHSVEAIPLEAGDHKPVGVGGQLYTTPTMIRLEKAIANSYQSGHDTHTAVVPARTIDTEIARWETASGHPLGDDQKAMIHAICGSGDRHQAVVGPAGSGKTAALEVAARAWEAAGYKVIGAAVNGTAAEVLQRATGIPSRTVAGLVTRLDTAPDPILSERSVVIVDEASTLGNRHHARLAHHVDTASAAMRTIGDPHQHSSVDAGGMWAELVARHPNRTPTLVENRRQSAPEMTDVRLANADYRNGRVADAIARLDANQRIVTAPNTGELLDALAADWYLDQQIHSDRPSRMIAEHHTERRALNARAQALLRSDGTLTGPGVTIGEATFHVGDHVIARAANRHLHPEGDPKNYIRNGTTGTITAIDDTHLTVDFDHRGSINVPSDWLTTEIRPGVTGGIAPAYALTSHAAQGDTYAAGRMLATETSQPDAVYVGLTRGTHDARLYTITREPSTTDTDPRLPRIDPRHDDPIEALTHQLDKTRPSEVATTRAPDIAAILEATNRPLAQLEATTDAISRQAATIVTARITRLATVDPSPTLEAALGPRHDHPDPALWDDAATRHALYRARWDPDYASTLLSHPPTAGAPASQRADHDDTRRALLDAQAAHLADIRTSELAGRRNELVAQAHQKPAPDARLLRHDYKLAVYTHRRSEIDLATARAEVQAASTPRSRRHDPDRFELARRRLTDAERQHATSRERLASLEHLASSSARTPEALATIRHQIAVTDTALEPRIRAAVENPAPYLIEALDEHPGSNPLWDHRATIIETFRHAALGKTPADGPLSQLNPALGPEPGQAPLRAAWLEAAQALQPTLSTHLAQDR